Part of the Leptotrichia massiliensis genome, TTTAAAAATGCTTCATAAAGCATAGCTGGATGTAATGGTAAATTTGGAAATTCTGAACCAGCAGGCGTATCTAATGGAAAACTTATTCCCCAAGGCACAAGCTGTTTAAACTGAGTTTTTGCAGCAATGCTCATCGCTTGATATTCTGACCACCATTTAGTAAATGTTCCTGAAAAAATTACACTAAGTGGAGTAAATGTTGGTACACCGTGTACTTCCCCATTTGCCAGATTTCCAAATCTTCCTAAAAATTGTCCAAATAGTAAAGGTCCAACAGCCATATCTGTGAGTACCCACAAACTTCGCTTATTTTTTTTAGCATATAAATATGAACCTATGAATGCACCAATAATCCCACCATGAATGGCAAGTCCGCCTTCCCAGATATAAAAAATTGATAAAGGATTTCCTATATAATCTGAAAATTTGAAAATAACATAATAAAGTCTTGCTCCAATCAATCCAGCCAAAATTGTTGTAAATGCAAAATCTTCAATAATTTTTCTAT contains:
- the lgt gene encoding prolipoprotein diacylglyceryl transferase, translated to MKPYLFKIGGFELRIYSLMYILAFLFGMFIALADDVAEKRGVDDRKIIEDFAFTTILAGLIGARLYYVIFKFSDYIGNPLSIFYIWEGGLAIHGGIIGAFIGSYLYAKKNKRSLWVLTDMAVGPLLFGQFLGRFGNLANGEVHGVPTFTPLSVIFSGTFTKWWSEYQAMSIAAKTQFKQLVPWGISFPLDTPAGSEFPNLPLHPAMLYEAFLNLIGFIILWFYFRKKEYNPGVLSMIYLIMYAIIRMFVSTFRAEDLLLFGIRLPYLISIAMIIVAIIGIKYLSSPDKKFTPIEVKKEETKLAE